Proteins found in one Paenibacillus dendritiformis genomic segment:
- the rbsK gene encoding ribokinase, producing the protein MNHICVVGSLNRDTSHLLARLPMVGETVHGISTSSSAGGKGCNQAVSAARLGAKVAFIGKVGEDKAGDQLLAVLKEEQIDTSHIDVDPKVHSGEATILIQEDGKNAIIVTPGANMSIREEDIERAYSAIDKADIVIAQFEIPIPAVTQAFVYAKQQGKVTVLNPAPAKVIPEELLRATDILVPNESEMQIITGVEPSSDDAIRQAADRLLGYGIRYVIVTLGEQGALICHADGAAHVPAKRVTAVDTTAAGDSFIGALCSRLDLAQWQDVRHMQDIVRFANSFSALVVQRKGAISSIPYAHELESLQEKL; encoded by the coding sequence ATGAACCATATATGTGTCGTGGGCAGCTTGAATAGAGATACAAGCCATCTGCTCGCAAGACTGCCGATGGTGGGGGAGACGGTGCACGGGATCAGCACCTCTTCCAGCGCCGGAGGCAAAGGCTGCAACCAAGCCGTATCCGCTGCCCGCTTGGGCGCGAAGGTCGCCTTCATCGGCAAAGTCGGTGAAGATAAAGCCGGCGATCAGCTTCTAGCGGTGCTGAAGGAGGAGCAAATCGACACCTCGCATATCGATGTCGATCCGAAGGTGCATTCCGGAGAAGCGACGATCCTGATTCAAGAGGACGGGAAAAATGCCATTATCGTCACGCCAGGCGCCAATATGAGCATCCGCGAGGAAGATATAGAGCGGGCTTACTCGGCCATCGATAAGGCGGATATCGTCATCGCCCAATTCGAAATTCCGATTCCGGCGGTGACCCAAGCGTTCGTCTATGCCAAGCAGCAAGGCAAAGTGACGGTTCTTAATCCGGCTCCGGCCAAAGTCATTCCGGAGGAGCTGCTCCGGGCGACCGACATTCTGGTGCCGAATGAGTCCGAGATGCAGATCATCACGGGAGTGGAGCCGTCCAGCGACGATGCCATTCGCCAGGCGGCGGACCGGCTGCTCGGGTACGGCATCCGTTACGTCATCGTCACGCTGGGCGAACAAGGGGCGCTCATCTGCCATGCGGATGGAGCCGCGCATGTGCCGGCGAAGCGCGTAACCGCGGTCGACACGACGGCCGCCGGCGATTCGTTCATCGGCGCCTTGTGCAGCCGCCTCGATCTCGCCCAATGGCAGGATGTCCGCCATATGCAGGACATCGTCCGGTTCGCCAATTCCTTCTCGGCACTGGTCGTGCAGCGCAAGGGAGCCATCTCGTCGATTCCTTACGCGCATGAGCTGGAATCTTTGCAGGAGAAGCTGTGA